ctgcaccaacaacaaccacagccgccccaacaacaaccactgcagctccaacaacaaccacagaggctcaaacaacaaccacagcagccccaacaaccaccactgccgctccaacaacaaccacagcagccccaacaaccaccactgcaactccaacaacaaccacagctgcaccaacaaccaccactgcagctcccacaacaaccacagctgctccaacaacaaccactgccgctccaacaacaaccacagctgcaccaacaaccacaactgcagctccaacaaccacaactgcagctccaacaaccaccactgcagctccaacaacaaccactgcagctccaacaacaaccacagtggctccaacaacaaccacagccgctccaacaacaaccacagccgctccaacaacaaccacagccgctcccaccactgctgcaccaacaacaaccacagccgccccaacaaccaccactgcagctccaacaacaaccacagccgctccaacaacaaccacagctccaccaacaacaaccacagccgccccaacaaccacaactgcagctccaacaacaaccacagctgctccaacaacaaccacagctgctccaacaacaaccacagcagctccaacaacaacaacagctgcaccaacaacaaccacagccgccccaacaaccaccactgcagctccaacaacaaccacagccgctccaacaacaaccacagctgcaccaacaacgaccacagccgccccaacaaccaccactgcagctccaacaacaaccacagcagctccaacaacaaccacagcagccccaacaaccaccactgcagctccaacaacaacaacagctgcaccaacaaccaccactgcagctccaacaacaacaacagctgcaccaacaaccaccactgcaactccaacaacaaccacagctgcaccaacaaccacaactgcagctccaacaaccaccactgcagctccaacaaccaccactgcagctccaataacaaccacagctgctcccaccacagctgcaccaacaacaaccacagccgccccaacaaccacaactgcagctccaacaacaaccacagctgctccaacaacaaccacagcagctccaacaacaaccacagccgctccaacaacaaccacagccgttccaacaacaaccacaactgcaccaacaaccacaactgcagctccaacaacaaccactgcagctccaacaacaaccacagccgccccaacaaccaccactgcagctccaacaacaaccacagaggctccaacaacaaccacagccgctccaacaacaaccacagctgcaccaacaaccaccactgcaactccaacaacaaccacagctgcaccaacaaccacaactgcagctccaacaaccaccactgcagctccaacaaccaccactgcagctccaacaacaaccacagctgctccaacaacaaccacagcagttccaacaacaaccacagaggctccaacaacaaccacagccgccccaacaaccaccactgcagctccaacaacaaccacagctgctccaacaacaaccacagccgccccaacaaccaccactgcagctccaacaacaaccacagctgctccaacaacaaccacagccgctcccaccacagctgcaccaacaacaaccacagccgccccaacaaccacaactgcagctccaacaacaaccactgcagctccaacaacaaccacagccgccccaacaaccaccactgcagctccaacaacaaccacaactgcagctccaacaacaaccacaactgcagctccaacaaccacaactgcagctccaacaacaaccacacctgctccaacaaccaccactgcagctccaacaaccaccactgcagctccaacaaccaccactgcagttccaacaacaaccacagaggctccaacaacaaccacagccgccccaacaaccaccactgcagctccaacaacaaccacagccgctcccaccacagctgcaccaacaacaaccacagccgccccaacaaccacaactgcagctccaacaacaaccacagctgctccaacaacaaccacagcagctccaacaacaaccacaaccgctccaacaacaaccacagccgctccaacaacaaccacaactgcaccaacaaccacaactgcagctccaacaacaaccactgcagctccaacaacaaccacagccgccccaacaaccaccaatgcagctccaacaacaaccacagctgctccaacaacaaccacagcagctccaacaacaaccacagccgctccaacaacaaccacagccgctccaacaacaaccacaactgcaccaacaaccaccactgcagctccaacaacaaccacagccgctcctgccacagctgcaccaacaacaaccacagccgccccaacaaccacaactgcagctccaacaacaaccacagcagctccaacaacaaccacagccgccacaacaaccaccactgcagctccaacaacaaccacagctgctccaacaacaaccacagcagctccaacaacaacaacagctgcaccaacaacaaccacagccgccctaacaaccaccactgcagctccaacaacaaccacagctgctccaacaacaaccacagcagctccaacaacaacaacagctgcaccaacaaccaccaccgcaactccaacaacaaccacagccgctccaacaacaaccacagccgctccaacaacaaccacagccgctcccaccactgctgcaccaacaacaaccacagccgccccaacaaccaccactgcagctccaacaacaaccacagccgctccaacaacaaccacagctccaccaacaacaaccacagccgccccaacaaccaccactgcagctccaacaacaaccacagccgctccaacaacaaccacagctgcaccaacaacagccacagcagccccaacaaccaccactgcagctccaacaacaaccacagctgctccaacaacaaccacagccgctcccaccactgcagctccaacaacaaccacagctgctccaacaacaaccacagtggctccaacaacaaccacagctgctccaacaacaaccactgcagctccaacaacaaccacagctgctccaacaacaaccacagccgctccaacaacaaccacagcctctccaacaacaaccacagcttcaccaacaaccacaactgcagctccaacaacaaccactgcagctccaacaacaaccactgcagctccaacaacaaccacagtggctccaacaacaaccacagccgccccaacaaccacaactgcagctccaacaacaaccacagctgctccaacaacaaccacagccgctcccaccacagctgcaccaacaaccacaactgcagctccaacaactaccactgcagctccaacaacaaccacagctgctccaacaacaaccacagcagctccaacaacaacaacagctgcaccaacaaccaccactgcaactccaacaacaactacagccgctccaacaacaaccacagccgctcccaccacagctgcaccaacaacaaccacagccgccccaacaaccaccactgcagctccaacaacaaccactgcagctccaacaacaaccacagctgtaccaacaaccaccactgccgccccaacaaccacaactgcagctacaacaacaaccacagctgctccaacaacaaccacagaagctccaacaacaaccacagccgccccaacaaccaccactgcagctccaacaacaaccacagctgctccaacaacaaccacagccgctcccaccacagctgcaccaacaacaaccacagccgccccaacaaccacaactgcagctccaacaacaaccacagctgctccaacaacaaccacagcagctccaacgacaaccacagccgccccaacaaccacaactgcagctccaacaacaaccacagccgctccaacaacaaccacagccgctccaacaacaaccacagctgcaccaacaactgcagctccaacaaccaccactgcagctccaacaacaaccacagctgctccaacaacaaccacagcagctccaacaacaaccacagccgctccaacaacaaccacagcctctccaacaacaaccacagcagctccaacaacaaccacagccgccccaacaaccaccactgcagctccaacaacaaccacagctgctccaacaacaaccacagccgctcccaccacagctgcaccaacaacaaccacagccgccccaacaaccacaactgcagctccaacaacaacaacagcagctccaacaacaaccacagacactccaacaacaaccactgcagctccaacaacaaccacagccgctcctgccacagctgcaccaacaacaaccacagccgccccaacaaccacaactgcagctccaacaacaaccacagcagctccaacaacaaccacagccgccacaacaaccaccactgcagctccaacaacaaccacagctgctccaacaacaaccacagcagctccaacaacaacaacagctgcaccaacaaccaccaccgcaactccaacaacaaccactgcaactccaacaacaaccacagccgctccaacaacaaccacagccgctccaacaacaaccacagccgctccaacaacaaccacagccgctcctgCCACAGCTCCTGccacaaccacagccgctccaacaacaaccacagctgcaccaacaactgcagctccaacaacaaccacagctgctccaacaacaaccacagcagctccaacaacaaccacagccgctccaacaacaaccacagcctctccaacaacaaccacagcagctccaacaacaaccacagccgccccaacaaccaccactgcagctccaacaacaaccacagctgctccaacaacaaccacagccgctcccaccacagctgcaccaacaacaaccacagccgccccaacaaccacaactgcagctccaacaacaacaacagcagctccaacaacaaccacagacactccaacaacaaccacagccgctccaaaaacaaccacagctgcaccaacaaccacaactgcagctccaacaaccaccactgcagctccaacaacaaccacagctgcaccaacaaccacaactgcagctccaacatccaccactgcagctccaacaacaaccacagtggctccaacaacaaccacagccgctccaacaacaaccacagctgctccaacaacaaccacagccgctcccaccacagctgcaccaacaacaaccacagccgccccaacaaccacaactgcagctccaacaacaaccacagctgctccaacaacaaccacagccgccccaacaaccaccactgcagctccaacaacaaccacagtggctccaacaacgaccacagccgctccaacaacaaccacagctgcaccaacaaccacaactgcagctccaacaaccaccacagccgctccaacaacaaccacagctgcacaaacaacaaccacagccgccccaacaaccaccactgcagctccaacaacaaccacagctgctccaacaacaaccacagccgccccaacaaccacaactgcagctccaacaacaaccactgcagctccaacaacaaccacagtggctccaacaacaaccacagccgccccaaaaaccaccactgcagctccaacaaccaccactgcagctccaacaaccaccactgcagttccaacaacaaccacagaggctccaacaacaaccacagccgccccaacaaccaccactgcagctccaacaacaaccacagccgctcccaccacagttgcaccaacaacaaccacagccgccccaacaaccacaactgcagctccaacaacaaccacagcagctccaacaacaaccacagcagctccaacaacaaccacagctgctccaacaacaaccacagccgctccaacaacaaccacaactgcaccaacaaccacaactgcagctccaacaacaaccactgcagctccaacaacaaccacagccgccccaacaaccaccactgcagctccaacaacaaccacagctgctccaacaacaaccacagcagctccaacaacaaccacagccgctccaacaacaaccacagccgctccaacaacaaccacaactgcaccaacaaccaccactgcagctccaacaacaaccactttagctccaacaacaaccacagctgctccaacaacaaccacagtggctccaacaacaaccacagccgctccaacaaccaccactgcaactccaacaacaaccacagccgctccaacaacaaccacagccgctccaacaacaaccacagccgctcccaccactgctgcaccaacaacaaccacagccgccccaacaaccaccactgcagctccaacaacaaccacagccgctccaacaacaaccacagctccaccaacaacaaccacagccgccccaacaaccaccactgcagctccaacaacaagcacagccgctccaacaacaaccacagctgcaccaacaacagccacagcagccccaacaaccaccactgcagctccaacaacaaccacagctgctccaacaacaaccacagccgctcccaccactgcagctccaacaacaaccacagctgctccaacaacaaccacagtggctccaacaacaaccacagtggctccaacaacaaccactgcagctccaacaacaaccacagctgctccaacaacaaccacagccgctccaacaacaaccacagtggctccaacaacaaccacagccgccccaacaaccactactgcagctccaacaacaaccacagctgctccaacaacaaccacagccgctcccaccacagctgcaccaacaaccacaactgcagctccaacaaccaccactgcagctccaacaaccaccactgcagctccaacaacaaccacagctgctccaacaacaaccacagcagctccaacaacaacaacagctgcaccaacaaccaccactgcaactccaacaacaactacagccgctccaacaacaaccacagccgctcccaccacagctgcaccaacaacaaccacagccgccccaacaaccaccactgcagctccaacaacaaccactgcagctccaacaacaaccacagctgtaccaacaaccaccactgccgccccaacaaccacaactgcagctacaacaacaaccacagctgctccaacaacaaccacagaagctccaacaacaaccacagccgccccaacaaccaccactgcagctccaacaacaaccacagccgccccaacaaccaaaactgcagctccaacaacaacaacagcagctccaacaacaaccacagacactccaacaacaaccacagccgctccaaaaacaaccacagctgcaccaacaaccacatctgcagctccaacaaccaccactgcagctccaacaacaaccacagctgcaccaacaaccacaactgcagctccaacaacaaccacagccgctccaacaacaaccacagctgcacaaacaacaaccacagccgccccaacaaccaccactgcagctccaacaacaaccacagctgctccaacaacaaccacagccgccccaacaaccacaactgcagctccaacaacaaccactgcagctccaacaacaaccacagtggctccaacaacaaccacagccgccccaacaaccaccactgcagctccaacaacaaccacagctgctccaacaacaaccacagcagctccaacaacaaccacagccgccccaacaaccaccactgcagctccaacaacaaccacagctgctccaacaacaaccacagcagctccaacaacaaccacagccgctccaacaactaccacagcagctccaacaacaaccacagccgctcccaccacagctgcaccaacaacaaccacagccgccccaacaaccaccactgcagctccaacaacaaccacagctgctccaacaacaaccacagcagctccaacaacaaccacagctgctccaacaacaaccacagccgctccaacaacaaccacagcctctccaacaacaaccacagctgcaccaacaaccacaactgcagctccaacaacaaccactgcagctccaacaacaaccactgcagctccaacaacaaccacagtggctccaacaacaaccacagccgccccaacaaccacgactgcagctccaacaacaaccacagctgctccaacaacaaccacagccgctcccaccacagctgcaccaacaaccacaactgcagctccaacaaccaccactgcagctccaacaacaaccacagctgctccaacaacaaccacagcagctccaacaacaacaacagctgcaccaacaaccaccactgcaactccaacaacaactacagccgctccaacaacaaccacagctgctcccaccacagctgcaccaacaacaaccacagccgccccaacaaccaccactgcagatccaacaacaaccactgcagctccaacaacaaccacagctgtaccaacaaccaccactgccgccccaacaaccacaactgcagctacaacaacaaccacagctgctccaacaacaaccacagaagctccaacaacaaccacagccgcctcaacaaccaccactgcagctccaacaacaaccacagctgctccaacaacaaccacagccgctcccaccacagctgcaccaacaacaaccacagccaccccaacaaccacaactgcagctccaacaacaaccacagctgctccaacaacaaccacagcagctccaacaacaaccacagccgccccaacaaccacaactgcagctccaacaacaaccacagccgctccaacaacaaccacagccgctccaacaacaaccacagctgcaccaacaactgcagctccaacaaccaccactgcagctccaacaacaaccacagctgctccaacaacaaccacagcagctccaacaacagccacagccgctccaacaacaaccacagctgcaccaacaacaaccacagcagcgccaacaaccaccactgcagctccaacaacaaccacagccgctccaacaacaaccacagccgatccaacaacaaccacagcctctccaacaacaaccacagctccaacaacaaccactgcagctccaacaacaaccactgcagctccaacaacaaccacagtggctccaaaaacaaccacagccgccccaacaaccactactgcagcagctccaacaacaaccacagctgctccaacaacaaccacagccgctcccaccacagctgcaccaacaacaaccacagccgccccaacaaccacaactgcagctccaacaacaaccacagctgctccaacaacaaccacagcagctccaacaacaaccacagccgccccaacaaccacaactgcagctccaacaacaaccacagctgctccaacaacaaccacagccgctccaacaacaaccacagccgctccaacaacaaccacagctgcaccaacaactgcagctccaacaaccaccactgcagctccaacaacaaccacagctgctccaacaacaaccacagcagctccaacaacaaccacagccgctccaacaacaaccacagcctctccaacaacaaccacagcagctccaacaacaaccacagccgccccaacaaccaccactgcagctccaacaacaaccacagctgctccaacaacaaccacagccgctcccaccacagctgcaccaacaacaaccacagccgccccaacaaccacaactgcagctccaacaacaacaacagcagctccaacaacaaccacagacactccaacaacaaccacagccactccaaaaacaaccacagctgcaccaacaaccacaactgcagctccaacaaccaccactgcagctacaacaacaaccacagctgcaccaacaaccacaactgcagctccaacaacaaccacagccgctccaacaacaaccacagctgcacaaacaacaaccacagccgccccaacaaccaccactgcagctccaacaacaaccacagctgctccaacaacaaccacagccgctccaacaacaaccagagccgctcccaccacagctgcaccaacaacaaccacagccgccccaacaaccacaactgcagctccaacaacaaccactgcagctccaacaacaaccacagtggctccaacaacaaccacagccgccccaactaccaccactgcagcttcaacaacaaccacagctgctccaacaacaaccacagccgctcccaccacagctgcaccaacaacaaccacagccgccccaacaaccaccactgcagctccaacaagcaccactgcagctccaacaacaaccactgcagctccaacaacaaccacagtggctccaacaacaaccacagccgccccaacaaccaccactgccgccccaacaaccaccactgcagctccaacaacaaccacagctgctccaacaaccaccacagccgctcccaccactgcagctccaacaacaaccacagctgctccaacaacaaccacagtggctccaacaacaaccacagctgctccaacaacaaccacagcttctccaacaacaaccacagctgcaccaacaaccacaactgcagctccaacaacaaccactgcagctccaacaacaaccactgcagctccaacaacaaccacagtggctccaacaacaaccactgccgccccaacaaccacagctgcagctccaacaaccaccactgcagctccaacaacaaccacagctgctccaacaacaaccacagcagctccaacaacaacaacagctgcaccaacaaccaccactgcaactccaacaacaaccacagctgctccagcaacaaccacagcagctccaacaacaaccacagccgctccaacaacaaccacagcctctccaacaacaaccacagctgcaccaacaaccacaactgcagctccaacaagcaccactgcagctccaacaacaaccactgcagctccaacaacaaccacagtggctccaacaacaaccacagctgccccaacaaccaccactgcagctccaacaacaaccacagcttctccaacaactaccactgcagctcccaccacagctgcaccaacaacaaccacagccgccccaacaaccacaactgcagctccaacaaccaccactgcagctccaacaacaaccacagctgcaccaacaaccacaactgcagctccaacaacaaccacagccgctccaacaacaaccacagccgctccaacaacaaccacagctgcacaaacaacaaccacagccgccccaacaaccaccacagctgctccaacaacaaccacagctgctccaacaaccacaacagccgctccaacaacaaccacagccgctcccaccacagctgcaccaacaacaaccacagccgccccaacaaccacaactgcagctccaacaacaaccactgcagctccaacaacaaccacagtggctccaacaacaaccacagccgccccagcaaccaccactgcagctccaacaacaaccacagctgctccaacaacaaccacagccgctcccaccacagctgcaccaacaacaaccacagccgccccaacaaccaccactgcagctccaacaacaaccacagctgctccaacaacaaccacagcagctccaacaacaaccacagccgctccaacaacaaccacagcagctccaacaacaaccacagccgctccaacaacaaccacagctgcaccaacaaccaccactgcagctccaacaacaaccacagctgctccaacaacaaccactgcagctcccaccacagctgcaccaacaacaaccacaaccgccccaacaaccacaactgcagctccaacaacaaccacagcagctccaacaacaaccacagacactccaacaacaaccacagccgctccaaaaacaaccacagctgcaccaacaaccacaactgcagctccaacaacaaccactgcagctccaacaacaaccacagctgcaccaacaaccacaactgcagcttcaacaacaaccacagccgctccaacaacaaccacagctgctccaacaacaaccacagctgcaccaacaacaaccacagccgccccaacaaccacaactgcagctccaacaacaaccactgcagctccaacaacaaccacagtggctccaacaacaaccacagccgccccaacaaccaccactgcagctccaacaacaaccacagctgctccaacaacaaccacagccgctcccaccacagctgcaccaacaacaaccacagccgccccaacaaccatcactgcagctccaacaacaaccacagctgctccaacaacaaccacagcagctccaacaacaaccacagccgctccaacaacaaccacagcagctccaacaacaaccacagccgctccaacaacaaccacagcctctccaacaacaaccacagctgcaccaacaaccacaactgcagctccaacaagcaccactgcagctccaacaacaaccactgcagctccaacaacaaccacagtggctccaacaacaaccacagctgccccaacaaccaccactgcagctccaacaacaaccatagcttctccaacaactaccactgcagctcccaccacagctgcaccaacaacaaccaca
This portion of the Labrus bergylta chromosome 22, fLabBer1.1, whole genome shotgun sequence genome encodes:
- the LOC136177542 gene encoding mucin-7-like; the protein is PTTTTAAPTTTTAAPTTTTAAPTTTTEAQTTTTAAPTTTTAAPTTTTAAPTTTTATPTTTTAAPTTTTAAPTTTTAAPTTTTAAPTTTTAAPTTTTAAPTTTTAAPTTTTAAPTTTTAAPTTTAPTTTTAAPTTTTAAPTTT